The genome window CCATATTTTCATTTGTAGAAGAATGTTTATATGAGTTGTTTTTACATATCTAGGagttaaaatatttgttgattttaatAGATGCTCAATAATTATTTGACAAATGAGCATATAcatggataaataaataagtatccCACATTGGTTCCATGAAATCAATAGTCTGTGATACTGAAGACAGTTGCCTTAATCcctacacaaaacaaaatttggacaTAGAATAAGCTATATGTATGTTCCTTCGGTAGCAAataattctagaagaacaaataatTCTAGAAGAACACTAATTCtagaagaataattctagaagaacaattaagaaaaattaaacagGTTAATATAGGCATACATTTTGAATTTCAGGGTTACCAAGAAATCTCACACCTTTACCATACCACCTTCATTGCCATCAAATATTAGTTCGGAGAGTATTTTTGGAAAATTGGTTTGGATCATTGTCACAATCcttgaattcttaaaaaaaatgtatgtcaaaataaatgACAACAAGTTAATGtcacttttaaattatttgagcATAGATAATTAAATCCTTTAATTAAGAATGTCAATTAccaacatctaatattaataaaaacaactaatgctggaaacattaaaactaatgtttaaacaaaattatattttgaatCATAATATAAAATGCTCATAAGATACATATCCTATTATCTTTTCCATTGTtaaccaaattttttaaaatggatcCACCTCTAACATTTTACTGCTTTACAAGTAGTGCAAGTACCTTATTATgaagtattctttttaaaatatatatttttagttgttagtgaacatgatacttttattttattttattttattttttatctggtgctgagcttgcaacccagtgcctcatgtatgctaggcaagtgctctaccaccgtgccatatccccagccccaattttatttttaatgaactcTTTTTCTAGGGGTTTTGgagaatttttcttcctttcagttcaacatataaaacatttttttttgttgttgttgtttcttaaacTTTATATTTTTGGTAGCCAGACTTCAGTATATCATTAATGGGCCTTGAACTTGAGGGAGTGTGCCAAATTAGATCTTACTATACAGTGTGATGTGTATTTGGTCTTAAATGTGGCTGTAATTTTAATTAGACCACCTggcttgtttatctttcattatctTTTCATTATCTTTCATTATTACTATGCAAACCTAAGTATCTGTGGTCAGAGTGATGTGGGGCAACCTGGGAGTTAGAAAACATTAGTGTTCAAAAAGAGTGAAATAACTAATTCTGCACTAAGGACATGTCAATATCATACCTTAACTTACTCCAAAACCATAGCATTTTCACTAATTAACACACAAATCTTTGGTAttgtttacagtatactcaacagGGAACATAACTTTTCTTAGATCCAATAAAGTATTccacttataaataaattatGTTGTGGAGTTTGAGAAACAAAGAATCAGTTAGTGGCAGCTAAACTCCATGATTCTCAGAAATTTGGACTGGCACTAACTGCCAGTGTATTTAACTAAAAaatcctccctcccttttctttgctaTTGAATCATTCATTGACAGAAAAACAGACTTTGTTACACATAAACGTGTAATGCATTTTTGGAAAGTTGACATAATTGCAACGATGTATCTTAATAGAACATTCAGCATTATTACTGTCAttactagccattttcaaagtcaCCATGGGAGGTAAATATATTTTCCATTAAAACATGATTTCAGTCTGAGATCTGTCTGAACTATTATTGCCTATAAACCTCAATAGCATAGATGTCatacaaaaatgagaaaaatattttattcctttctcaattatttcaggaaatatgaacaaaatgaaattattgcATTGCTTGGTGTCTTTAGTACAAGGATGACAATATTTTAAAGTTGTTTGAATGGTACATTTAAatgatatataaattaaaattttaatattaagattttttttcacatattataaCACAACAAGACTCACTAGGAAGGATAAGTCTTGACTAAGTTATATTAAATTGGTTACCATTTTCAATATTAAAATGACTTTGTCTTCTTACCtgtatttaatataattttctaCCAAGAACTTGGTAGAAATTCATGGAGAACTTGTTTTCTTCCTGGGGGGGGGGGAGCTGGAGACAAAGTAGTTGTAAAAactggtttatttttttaaaaataaatacaaaaatataaatataaaacattagCAGATAGAATTTGATGAAATGAAATTGCACAAATGTTTGTATACCAGGTTGCATATCATACCTACTAACACCACatgtacattttttctttttaaatttaatgtacAGAACAGGATATATCTTAAAATTTGTCTGCACCTTTTCAAAAACTTCAATTGCAAGGGCAGAACATGTATCTAACAGAAGCGGCTCATTTCTGAGGTTGCTTAAGGGAGAGCTATCCTGTTcatgtttttgaattttttttttttttttttttttttttactaagatGGACAACACTGAATTTCCATAGCTTTGGCTCTTGGAAGTGATTAAATAAAATGTCACATATATTCCGTGAGACATCCTACAGGAAAGAATTAATGCAATTAATgaacaaattaagaaataaatgggAAAGAATTGTGCTGAGTGGCAGGAAACGTCTCCTGATTATCAAATATGGTGAAGTGGAGACAGTGCCCTTTACATCGCTTCCTCTTATTGAGCAGAACAGAAATCCAGGTTAGGATTCCTTGTCACTGTCCCCACCACCATACATCTCCGCGAGCTTGTTAAGCCTGGGGCCCCACTCCCGGAGGTAATCATAATTCTGGTCTCCTTCGGTGGTGCTTGACTCCAGGGAGCTCAGCGACTCAGCCACCGAGTTGTTGCCCTCATAGGCGTAGGTGGCCAGGGAGTGGTAGGGTGGTGCGGTGGGGTCCAGGTCGTGCTCCTTGAGCCTCTCGGCAATGAAATCCCGCACATCCGTGTTGTCAGGCGCCGTGGGAGTCCTGCGGGTGATAAAGAGCGCTTCTGGCATAATGTCTCGCCTCAGCTTCTTTTCCTCGATTGCTGCAGGATTCCTCAGGGTGCCAATGTCAAAGGCCTGGGTGTTCTCCTCGCCACCACCTTCGTCATTATAGCTCACGATGTTGTCCCTGATGTCCTCCTTGGATAAGATCAGAGGTTCCTTCTTCCGCTGTCTCTTTAGAGCTGCAAACAGTACTActataacttgaaaaaaaaaaaaaggagagacgtAAGAAGCCCATTCAGAATGCTATCAAGCAAGTGGGAGCAGGAAAAAGGAGCATGCGTTATTTAGATATTTTTTTTACTTCCCCATTTTTTCTTGcacgttccttttttttttctttttttttggttgggggaAGCAGAAAAGTGTTTAGTCAAGGTAGGTGATGTTCAAAAGCGGTGTTTCTGACTTATTGTTAAGGCACTGTGGAATCTTCCTTAATTACAGtgcatatttttttctgtttttctaagaAGTGTTAGTTTCTGGTTGTTCAGAATATATGAGTCTTGTGTAATAAATAGTAAGATAGATGTTATACCAACATTAGAGAAGTTGAACTAAGCTTCATGTAAGATCCAAGTGGCTAAAATATGCCTGTATTTTCACATCCTTACCATTCTTAATAAGGTATAGAATATTGATTCTGTTAAATAACTGTGTTGATTGATTTATATAGCTTTGTTTCTTACTTTATTAAAAGAAGGCCTACATTATAGAAAATAAGACCCAGATGCTTAGACATAACATGGGTTTAGAGGTTTATGATGCTTTCCTTAGTAATATATATCTTGTAAGAGAACTCCCCCAAATTGTTAGATGACAGTACAACAAGTATATTCAAGTCACTACACTGGATTAACTCCAAATCAATGCAGGGACCTTGGCcagatacatttttatttattttaattttattttattttggtgctgggtatggacctcagggccttgtgcttgcaaggcaagaactctaccaactgagctatatccccagcccaagatacatttttaaaaatgtgtatacaTAAGTTGAAATGTGTATTGCTCACAAAGGACAGTTCTCCACTTTGATGAGACAGTAAcaataagtataaaaataatacTGTTAATAACCAAAATAATGTTAATAACATGAACTCTAAGAGGAAGTTAACATCAAATTCTTCTGATTGCATTTAAATTTCCCACTATTATTTGCTGTTCCCAAACATTTAGATTCTGGTCCATTAAATTGATTTACAGAAACAGATGGAAATTCAACTACATAGGTAAAAGAAGGGGAGAAATCTTTCTCTTTTATATATCTGTCCTTAGCCTCTTTTAGAAGAATGTCTAAAGGATGGGGGAATTATGATATTTTTGTATCAAGATATTCTAAGTTCTGTTTCCTTATTTATTAACATGGAATTCTCAGACTATTGGTCTTCAAATCTGTGACAGGgcaaaaaaagaaacttttctaattctaccaaaagGAGTTTTAACCCACTGTTAAGTAATCTTGGccttaaaatgataaaaaaaaaatagcccttGATGAAGACAGAAAGCTGTTTATTA of Callospermophilus lateralis isolate mCalLat2 unplaced genomic scaffold, mCalLat2.hap1 Scaffold_65, whole genome shotgun sequence contains these proteins:
- the LOC143389788 gene encoding cadherin-10-like — protein: MQSCNAEALLLPAGLSTGALIAILLCIIIMLVIVVLFAALKRQRKKEPLILSKEDIRDNIVSYNDEGGGEENTQAFDIGTLRNPAAIEEKKLRRDIMPEALFITRRTPTAPDNTDVRDFIAERLKEHDLDPTAPPYHSLATYAYEGNNSVAESLSSLESSTTEGDQNYDYLREWGPRLNKLAEMYGGGDSDKES